A stretch of Bradyrhizobium sp. CCBAU 53338 DNA encodes these proteins:
- a CDS encoding phosphoribosylaminoimidazolesuccinocarboxamide synthase — protein MTTMLSSDLPLTKIGRGKVRDIYAVDDDRLLLLTTDRISAFDVVMGETIPMKGAVLTQISAYWFNKLEGIVPHHMISADTDEIIAAVPALKPHRAEILGRAMLSRRTTVFPIECVIRGYLSGSAWKEYAASGTLAGEKLKPGLVESEKLEPSIFSPATKAETGHDENITIAKMREVVGDDVAYTLESMTRAIYTLGEELAREQGIIIADTKFEFGRDKDGRIILIDEVMTPDSSRFWAVDAYKPGQPQASFDKQPLRDYLDIERRAGRWNGDAPPPPLPASVVDATSKRYLEAYRRVTGKELKI, from the coding sequence ATGACCACGATGCTCTCCAGCGACCTGCCCCTGACCAAGATCGGCCGCGGCAAGGTGCGCGACATCTACGCCGTCGACGACGACCGCCTGCTGCTCCTCACCACCGACCGCATCAGCGCCTTCGACGTCGTCATGGGCGAGACCATCCCGATGAAGGGCGCAGTGCTGACCCAGATCAGCGCGTATTGGTTCAACAAGCTCGAAGGCATCGTGCCGCATCACATGATCAGCGCCGACACCGACGAGATCATCGCGGCCGTGCCGGCGTTGAAACCGCATCGCGCCGAGATCCTCGGCCGCGCCATGCTGTCCCGCCGCACCACCGTCTTTCCGATCGAATGCGTGATCCGCGGCTATCTCTCTGGCTCGGCCTGGAAGGAATATGCGGCGAGCGGCACGCTGGCGGGCGAGAAGCTGAAACCCGGCCTGGTCGAGAGCGAGAAGCTCGAGCCGTCGATCTTCAGCCCCGCCACCAAGGCCGAGACCGGCCACGACGAAAACATCACCATCGCGAAGATGCGCGAAGTCGTCGGCGACGACGTCGCCTACACGCTCGAAAGCATGACGCGTGCGATCTACACGCTCGGCGAGGAGCTGGCACGCGAGCAGGGCATCATCATCGCCGACACCAAGTTCGAGTTCGGCCGCGACAAGGACGGTCGCATCATCCTGATCGACGAAGTCATGACGCCGGATTCGTCGCGCTTCTGGGCGGTCGATGCCTACAAGCCCGGCCAGCCGCAGGCGAGCTTCGACAAGCAGCCCCTGCGCGACTATCTCGACATCGAGCGCCGCGCCGGCCGCTGGAACGGCGACGCCCCGCCGCCGCCACTGCCGGCGAGCGTGGTGGACGCGACCAGCAAGCGATACCTGGAAGCGTATCGGCGGGTGACGGGGAAAGAGCTGAAGATTTAG
- a CDS encoding pirin family protein, producing the protein MSWQPSNDPVLGDPMSCDALDLVIVPRTSDLGDGFEVRRALPHGKRQMVGPFIFFDHFGPVQFVSGKGMDVRPHPHIGLATVTYLFDGSIMHRDSEGNVQEIAPGAMNLMTAGRGIAHSERTPDAQRASGQKMLGLQSWIALPEGSEEIDPSFQHYAAGDLPMISERDFNARVIAGSAFGITSPVKMVSPWFYTEVTAAAGAIVPLDPDHEERAIYVVDGEVEIANERYEGPRLLIFRPGDRITVKALKATRMMFLGGDALEGPRHIWWNFVSSSKERIEQAKQDWKTGRFAAVPQEHEFIPLPE; encoded by the coding sequence ATGAGCTGGCAGCCCTCCAACGATCCCGTGCTCGGCGATCCCATGTCCTGCGATGCGCTGGATCTCGTCATCGTGCCCCGCACCAGCGATCTCGGCGATGGATTCGAGGTGCGGCGCGCGCTGCCGCATGGCAAGCGGCAGATGGTCGGGCCCTTCATCTTCTTCGATCATTTCGGCCCGGTGCAGTTCGTCTCCGGCAAGGGCATGGACGTGCGGCCGCATCCGCATATCGGCCTTGCCACCGTCACCTATCTGTTCGACGGATCCATCATGCATCGCGACAGCGAGGGCAACGTGCAGGAGATCGCGCCCGGCGCGATGAACCTGATGACCGCCGGACGCGGCATCGCCCATTCCGAGCGTACGCCGGACGCGCAGCGCGCATCGGGCCAGAAGATGCTCGGCCTGCAAAGCTGGATCGCGCTGCCTGAAGGCTCCGAGGAGATCGATCCTTCGTTCCAGCACTATGCGGCGGGCGATCTGCCGATGATCTCCGAGCGCGATTTTAACGCACGGGTGATCGCCGGCTCGGCCTTCGGCATCACCTCGCCGGTGAAGATGGTCTCGCCCTGGTTCTACACCGAGGTCACGGCCGCCGCCGGCGCGATCGTGCCGCTCGACCCCGATCACGAGGAGCGCGCGATCTACGTCGTCGACGGCGAGGTCGAGATTGCGAACGAGCGCTACGAGGGGCCGCGGCTGCTGATCTTCCGTCCCGGCGACCGCATCACGGTGAAGGCGCTGAAGGCCACGCGGATGATGTTTCTCGGTGGCGATGCATTGGAAGGCCCGCGCCACATCTGGTGGAATTTCGTCTCCTCCAGCAAGGAGCGGATCGAGCAGGCCAAGCAGGACTGGAAAACCGGCCGCTTCGCCGCGGTTCCGCAGGAACATGAGTTCATTCCGCTGCCGGAATAG
- a CDS encoding helix-turn-helix domain-containing protein: MTLAALDLAFRAASVALLLVLAASLLHDFRNVPAARLGAAFVLGSVAHVVSYSLDVTSRVPLWHAPLIAISTGTIVVFWLFTRALFDDEFRLRWWHGLIWALVAAYSFAGCVWIAPGGHVRFSVTVVNLIVLGFIGLAVGQMIASWPTDLVERRRRVRVFIVCAIALYGGLNAVLQIAVAGRHVGAAAETVNAGVLACTVAAIVYAMMRVDGAELFPVAAEPAPPDAFSQPAADDAADRKLIDALMRLMADERIYRQENITIGVLATRLKIPEYRLRRLINQRLGYRNFNVFLNNHRIEEAKAALADPDQAEVPVITIAMDAGFQSLGPFNRAFKAVTGVTPTEYRRLKADAA; this comes from the coding sequence ATGACTCTTGCCGCCCTCGACCTCGCCTTTCGCGCCGCCAGCGTCGCGCTGCTGCTGGTGCTGGCGGCGTCGCTGTTACATGATTTTCGCAATGTGCCGGCTGCCCGCCTCGGTGCGGCCTTCGTGCTGGGCTCGGTTGCGCATGTGGTGAGCTACTCGCTGGATGTCACGTCGCGGGTCCCGCTCTGGCATGCACCGCTGATCGCGATATCGACCGGCACCATCGTGGTCTTCTGGCTGTTCACGCGCGCCCTGTTCGACGACGAGTTTCGCCTCCGCTGGTGGCATGGTTTGATCTGGGCGCTGGTGGCGGCCTACAGCTTCGCGGGCTGCGTCTGGATTGCGCCCGGCGGCCATGTGCGGTTCTCGGTGACGGTGGTCAATCTGATCGTGCTCGGCTTCATCGGGCTTGCGGTCGGGCAGATGATCGCTTCCTGGCCGACTGACCTCGTCGAGCGCCGCCGCCGCGTTCGTGTCTTCATCGTCTGCGCGATCGCGCTTTATGGCGGGCTGAACGCGGTGCTCCAGATCGCGGTCGCCGGCCGCCATGTCGGCGCTGCAGCCGAAACCGTCAATGCCGGGGTGCTCGCCTGCACCGTCGCGGCGATCGTCTATGCCATGATGCGGGTTGACGGGGCGGAGCTGTTTCCGGTGGCGGCGGAGCCCGCACCGCCTGACGCTTTCAGTCAACCTGCCGCCGATGACGCCGCCGATCGAAAGCTCATCGACGCCTTGATGCGGCTGATGGCGGACGAGCGGATCTACCGGCAGGAGAACATCACCATCGGCGTGCTGGCCACCCGGCTGAAAATTCCGGAATACAGGCTGCGCCGGTTGATCAACCAGCGGCTCGGCTACCGCAACTTCAATGTTTTCCTGAACAACCACCGCATCGAGGAAGCCAAGGCCGCGCTCGCCGATCCCGACCAGGCCGAGGTTCCCGTCATCACCATCGCGATGGATGCCGGCTTCCAGTCGCTCGGCCCGTTCAACCGCGCCTTCAAGGCGGTCACGGGCGTGACGCCGACGGAATATCGGCGCCTCAAGGCCGATGCGGCCTAG
- a CDS encoding aromatic acid exporter family protein, with amino-acid sequence MISARQLFDRVWSRRTQLGLAVRVTVAATAAYALATALHLLLPLWAVLTSIIVTQMSVGRSLKATRDYMLGTIGGAIYGGAIAILIPYSSEAGLLGLLVLAVAPLAFVASIYPNLSSATVTAVIVLVLPSMHHADPMASAIDRVSEVSVGAVTGLLVSFLVLPSRAVRQIRASAAKLLDLIAEAFNELLAGLTRGRDNDALHRIQDGIGTAMVGMNTIGAEAERERSALLSSGPDTGPLLRTILRLRHDVVMIGRATVVPLPAEVQVRLASPLAEVSAAILRFLKSAADALREGAGAPPIHPVHVALQHYAEAVAAVRQDGLIRGHTGDTAERFFALGFSLEQMHQNLCDLDRVVGEWSEAAVDGPVKVAE; translated from the coding sequence ATGATTTCAGCAAGACAGTTGTTCGACCGTGTCTGGTCGCGCAGGACGCAGCTGGGGCTGGCGGTCCGGGTCACGGTCGCGGCCACCGCGGCCTACGCACTCGCCACCGCGCTGCATCTGTTGTTGCCGCTCTGGGCCGTGCTGACGTCGATCATCGTCACCCAGATGAGCGTCGGCCGTTCGTTGAAGGCGACGCGCGATTACATGCTCGGCACGATCGGCGGCGCCATCTATGGCGGCGCGATCGCGATCCTGATTCCCTATTCCAGCGAAGCGGGCCTGCTGGGACTGCTGGTGCTGGCCGTGGCGCCGCTGGCCTTCGTCGCATCGATCTACCCGAACCTGAGCTCCGCGACGGTGACGGCCGTGATCGTTCTGGTGCTTCCGAGCATGCATCATGCCGATCCCATGGCCTCGGCGATCGATCGTGTCAGCGAGGTTTCGGTCGGCGCGGTGACGGGGCTGCTCGTCTCCTTCCTGGTGCTGCCCTCGCGCGCGGTGCGGCAGATCCGCGCCAGCGCGGCGAAACTGCTCGATCTGATCGCGGAGGCCTTCAACGAATTGCTCGCCGGTCTTACGCGTGGCCGCGACAACGATGCGCTGCATCGGATCCAGGACGGCATCGGCACCGCCATGGTGGGCATGAATACCATCGGCGCGGAGGCCGAGCGCGAGCGTTCGGCGCTTCTGTCGAGCGGCCCCGACACCGGCCCCTTGCTGCGCACGATCCTGCGGCTGCGCCACGACGTCGTGATGATCGGCCGCGCCACCGTGGTGCCGCTGCCGGCCGAGGTGCAGGTCAGGCTCGCCAGCCCCCTGGCAGAGGTCAGCGCGGCGATCCTGCGTTTCCTGAAGTCGGCCGCCGATGCCCTTCGCGAAGGCGCCGGTGCGCCGCCGATCCATCCCGTGCATGTCGCGCTTCAGCATTACGCCGAGGCGGTCGCGGCCGTGCGCCAGGACGGCCTGATCCGCGGCCACACCGGCGACACCGCCGAACGCTTCTTCGCGCTCGGCTTCTCGCTCGAGCAGATGCACCAGAATCTCTGCGACCTCGACCGCGTCGTCGGCGAATGGTCGGAGGCGGCGGTGGACGGGCCGGTGAAGGTGGCCGAGTGA
- a CDS encoding DUF2867 domain-containing protein: MTGSVREITPDVDAGAVLAGAQFIDAFRAEVGARQLSAREACTRMVLHGPRWIDGLTRLRNILVTPFGLKTSGEAAHAPGGLIGLFPVVSETPERLVAGFDDYHLDFRIVVDVAGEAPLRHVTVTTLVKTNNLLGRTYLTLITPFHKLVARSMMGCILEPAR; encoded by the coding sequence ATGACAGGATCCGTTCGCGAAATCACGCCCGATGTCGATGCCGGCGCTGTGCTGGCAGGGGCGCAGTTTATCGATGCGTTTCGTGCAGAGGTCGGCGCCAGGCAATTGAGCGCCCGCGAGGCCTGCACCCGAATGGTGCTGCACGGGCCGCGCTGGATCGACGGGTTGACCCGCTTGCGCAACATTCTGGTGACACCCTTCGGCTTGAAAACATCGGGTGAAGCCGCCCATGCGCCCGGCGGCCTGATCGGCTTGTTTCCGGTGGTGAGCGAGACGCCTGAGCGGCTGGTCGCCGGCTTCGACGACTATCATCTCGATTTCCGTATCGTGGTCGATGTCGCCGGCGAAGCGCCGCTCCGCCACGTCACCGTGACCACTCTGGTGAAGACCAACAATCTCCTCGGACGGACTTACCTCACGCTCATCACGCCGTTCCACAAGCTGGTGGCCCGCAGCATGATGGGATGCATCCTGGAGCCGGCGCGATGA
- a CDS encoding 2-hydroxychromene-2-carboxylate isomerase encodes MTLSVDLFFSFRSPYSYLALPRTLKLVEEYDLAINLRPVYPIAVRVPGFFKKASPQFARYIVLDSRRVAAHAGIPFRFPRPDPIVQDMTTLDVAAEQPYIHRLTRLGAMAQLDGRSLAFTSAIAPVLWDGSVAGWNEGDHLARAADKAGFDLATMDAAISADLDRYEQVITENEKDHAASGHWGVPTFVFENEPFFGQDRIDLLLWRLQSKGLAKR; translated from the coding sequence ATGACGCTGTCCGTCGACCTCTTCTTCTCCTTTCGCAGCCCGTACAGCTATCTGGCGCTGCCGAGGACGCTGAAGCTGGTCGAGGAATATGATCTCGCGATCAACCTGCGGCCGGTCTATCCGATCGCGGTTCGCGTGCCCGGTTTCTTCAAGAAGGCCAGTCCGCAGTTTGCACGCTACATCGTGCTGGACTCCCGCCGTGTCGCCGCGCACGCCGGCATTCCGTTCCGCTTTCCACGGCCCGACCCGATCGTGCAGGACATGACGACGCTCGATGTCGCGGCAGAGCAGCCCTATATCCATCGCCTGACGCGCCTGGGAGCGATGGCGCAGCTCGACGGCCGCTCGCTCGCGTTCACATCAGCGATCGCGCCGGTGCTCTGGGATGGTTCGGTTGCCGGCTGGAACGAAGGCGATCACCTCGCGCGGGCAGCCGACAAGGCCGGGTTCGATCTCGCCACGATGGATGCGGCGATCAGCGCCGACCTGGATCGCTATGAGCAGGTGATCACCGAGAACGAAAAGGACCACGCGGCGTCAGGCCATTGGGGCGTGCCGACCTTCGTGTTCGAGAACGAGCCGTTCTTCGGCCAGGACCGCATCGATCTGTTGCTCTGGCGCTTGCAAAGCAAGGGTCTCGCGAAGCGTTAG
- a CDS encoding serine hydrolase produces the protein MIRRRKIVLLTTAIACAGLALGAARARDVPKVATGFIADTLCSEIFVSGLDPHRDLTETTDAMPGTGLLTWAMDFRVDRARKDVTVSLFGIGRSHAVYRDGLGCTLEHGRGIADVALPPDDKQPALLPEIAGPGLVPPQSAGLAAALDRAFTEPAQPPYRRTRAIVVMKAGRIIAERYADGIGPETQLLGFSMTKSVMSALTGILVRQGKLKLDGPAPIAAWRNPDDPRHAITVDQLLRHTAGIALGSSLEAKLGSALEPVNTMKYAEDDMASFAERAPLATAPGTTWNYHDGNFIILAHLLRDAAGGKPADALAFARRELFAPLGMVNVTLQLDAAGTIEGSGEMLASARDWARLGQLYLNDGVVGGRRILPEGWVNYSASATPNAWVGTGAGFWTNQGDSFGAKFRVKHGWPRDAFFAKGTIGQYTIVIPSEKLVIVRLGRSPNFPPLADGVFDLVRDVVATTREGGKLAGAN, from the coding sequence GTGATTCGTCGCCGCAAGATCGTCCTCCTCACCACCGCCATCGCCTGCGCCGGTCTCGCGCTCGGCGCGGCGCGGGCGCGTGACGTGCCCAAGGTCGCCACCGGCTTCATCGCCGACACGCTCTGCTCGGAGATCTTCGTCTCCGGCCTCGATCCCCACCGGGACCTCACTGAAACCACCGACGCGATGCCGGGTACGGGTCTGCTCACCTGGGCGATGGATTTTCGGGTCGATCGCGCCCGCAAGGACGTCACGGTGTCCCTGTTCGGGATCGGCCGCAGCCATGCCGTCTACCGCGACGGGCTCGGCTGCACGCTCGAGCATGGTCGGGGGATCGCCGACGTCGCGCTGCCGCCTGACGACAAGCAGCCCGCGTTACTCCCCGAGATTGCCGGCCCCGGGCTCGTGCCGCCGCAAAGCGCAGGCCTGGCGGCGGCGCTCGACCGTGCCTTCACCGAACCCGCGCAACCGCCATATCGCCGCACCCGCGCGATCGTCGTCATGAAGGCCGGCCGCATCATCGCCGAACGCTATGCCGACGGCATCGGCCCGGAGACGCAACTGCTCGGCTTCTCCATGACGAAGTCGGTGATGTCGGCACTGACGGGCATTCTCGTGCGCCAGGGCAAACTGAAGCTGGATGGACCCGCCCCCATCGCCGCGTGGCGAAACCCCGACGATCCGCGCCATGCCATCACCGTCGACCAGTTGCTGCGTCACACCGCCGGCATCGCGCTTGGAAGTTCGTTGGAGGCCAAGCTTGGCTCCGCGCTCGAACCGGTCAACACCATGAAATATGCCGAGGACGATATGGCCAGCTTTGCCGAGCGCGCGCCGCTTGCGACAGCACCGGGCACGACGTGGAATTATCATGACGGCAACTTCATCATCCTCGCGCATCTGCTGCGCGATGCCGCCGGCGGCAAGCCCGCCGATGCGCTCGCCTTCGCGCGCCGCGAATTGTTCGCGCCGCTCGGCATGGTCAACGTCACGCTCCAGCTCGATGCTGCAGGCACGATCGAGGGCTCCGGCGAGATGCTGGCCTCCGCGCGGGACTGGGCGCGCCTCGGCCAGCTCTATCTCAATGACGGTGTGGTTGGTGGCAGACGCATTCTGCCGGAGGGATGGGTGAACTATTCGGCATCCGCCACGCCAAATGCGTGGGTCGGCACCGGCGCCGGCTTCTGGACCAACCAGGGCGACAGTTTTGGCGCGAAGTTTCGCGTGAAGCACGGCTGGCCGCGCGATGCATTCTTCGCCAAGGGCACGATCGGTCAGTACACGATCGTGATTCCATCGGAGAAGCTGGTGATCGTGCGCCTCGGCCGCTCGCCGAACTTCCCGCCGCTCGCCGATGGTGTGTTCGATCTCGTGCGCGATGTCGTGGCGACGACGCGTGAGGGCGGAAAGCTCGCGGGAGCGAACTAG
- a CDS encoding MmgE/PrpD family protein — MAHETATLAAYVANLKFADIPAEVLDRAKVLTLDFLGSAIRARSEAESTPSLLKMLEALSLDTKGDSTVFGDSKTWTPAVAALLNGALGHSLDFDDTHADSSLHPSAPVVPAAFAVGEMVGASGRDVLTAIVAGYEVCCRLGNALDPTSHYARGFHPTATAGTYGSAAAAAKLFGLTEPQIIAAFGVAGSQAAGSLQFLMNGAWNKRYQVGAAAMNGVIAATLARNDFVGATESVEGKHGLLAGYTDDAHPDKAVAGLGKTYETMKIGVKPYPSCRYTHAAIDALIAMRREHNLTPDQVKRVEIGLHRNGITLTGDAATKRHPTSIVGGQFSMFFTGALALDQGSFGWDDYARLGDAAIDALADKFDVVQDDRLEIGRTHPFGARVSITTEDGVHERLYADPSGEPTSFPDAQAMQQKFLTLARPVLNARADKFADAIMTLERFDRVAKATELGRQ, encoded by the coding sequence ATGGCCCACGAAACCGCAACGCTCGCCGCCTATGTCGCCAACCTGAAATTCGCCGATATTCCGGCGGAGGTGCTGGATCGCGCCAAGGTGCTGACGCTGGATTTCCTGGGCAGCGCCATCCGGGCGCGGAGCGAGGCGGAATCCACCCCGTCGCTGCTGAAGATGCTGGAAGCGCTCTCGCTCGACACCAAGGGCGATTCCACCGTGTTCGGCGACAGCAAGACCTGGACGCCGGCGGTCGCCGCTTTGCTCAACGGCGCACTCGGCCATTCCCTCGATTTCGACGATACCCACGCCGATTCCTCGCTGCATCCCAGCGCGCCGGTGGTTCCGGCCGCGTTTGCCGTCGGCGAGATGGTCGGCGCTTCGGGCCGCGACGTGCTGACGGCGATCGTTGCGGGCTACGAGGTCTGCTGCCGGCTCGGCAACGCGCTCGACCCGACCTCGCATTATGCGCGCGGATTCCACCCGACCGCGACGGCCGGCACCTATGGTTCGGCCGCAGCGGCGGCCAAACTGTTCGGCCTCACCGAGCCGCAGATCATCGCCGCCTTCGGCGTCGCCGGCAGCCAGGCCGCAGGCTCGCTGCAATTTCTGATGAACGGCGCCTGGAACAAGCGCTACCAGGTCGGCGCTGCCGCGATGAACGGCGTGATCGCCGCGACGCTGGCGCGCAACGATTTCGTCGGCGCGACGGAATCGGTCGAGGGCAAGCACGGCCTGCTCGCCGGCTACACCGATGACGCGCATCCCGACAAGGCCGTCGCCGGGCTCGGCAAGACCTATGAAACCATGAAGATCGGCGTCAAACCGTATCCGAGCTGCCGCTACACCCATGCTGCGATCGACGCCCTGATCGCGATGCGGCGCGAGCACAATCTGACGCCCGACCAGGTCAAGCGCGTCGAGATCGGCCTGCATCGCAACGGCATCACGCTGACAGGCGATGCCGCCACCAAGCGGCATCCGACCTCGATCGTCGGCGGCCAGTTCTCGATGTTCTTCACCGGCGCGCTCGCGCTCGACCAGGGCTCGTTCGGCTGGGACGATTACGCCAGGCTCGGCGATGCCGCCATCGACGCGCTCGCCGACAAGTTCGACGTGGTGCAGGACGACCGGCTCGAGATCGGCCGTACCCATCCCTTCGGCGCGCGCGTCAGCATCACCACTGAAGACGGTGTACATGAGCGGCTCTACGCCGATCCATCCGGAGAGCCGACGTCCTTCCCCGACGCACAGGCGATGCAGCAGAAGTTCCTGACGCTGGCGCGGCCCGTGCTGAATGCACGGGCCGACAAGTTCGCCGACGCGATCATGACGCTGGAGCGGTTCGATCGCGTGGCGAAGGCGACGGAGCTGGGGCGGCAATAG
- a CDS encoding BLUF domain-containing protein, with amino-acid sequence MFSTWVYVSTSLLGDNADGEIASIRSTAETRNAELGLTGVLIFSGRHFAQFLEGPDEKLATMKLSICRDRRHADVRTLTTPSIKHRRYGRWALAYAGRATAIDRVLSDAVRAQDVRELLDYMDHFVAGTE; translated from the coding sequence ATGTTTTCGACCTGGGTCTATGTCAGCACCAGTCTGCTCGGCGACAACGCTGATGGCGAGATCGCCAGCATCAGAAGCACGGCGGAAACGAGAAACGCAGAGCTTGGCCTCACGGGCGTGCTGATATTTTCCGGTCGCCACTTTGCCCAGTTTCTCGAAGGCCCCGACGAGAAACTTGCTACGATGAAGCTCTCGATTTGCAGGGATCGCAGGCACGCGGACGTCCGAACTCTGACGACTCCCAGCATCAAGCACCGCAGGTATGGGCGCTGGGCTTTGGCATATGCGGGACGGGCAACCGCAATAGACAGGGTTTTATCCGACGCCGTGCGCGCGCAAGACGTCAGAGAGTTGCTTGACTACATGGACCATTTTGTCGCGGGCACCGAGTAA
- a CDS encoding MATE family efflux transporter has protein sequence MLDTVQPQQPGQAGVQGHLAQEFVETLRLAVPMMLTQLGQIAMVTSDLALIGRLGEDSVAAAALAHTVYFVSFTFGLGLMAAVSPLAAQAFGAGDIRRIRRSLRVGLWVAFLISLPMMASPLYGEHILTALGQAPHSAALAQRYLNGLAWGIAPALGFIALRSMMSAVNRPQAPLWITLAAIPANFALVYCLIHGLFGLPELGLFGAGLGTTLVNLGTFIAALAIAAWRKPFADYRPLAHLWRIDWPLMRQLIAIGAPISFSLLLEYGLFSSAALLMGLISTTALAAHQIALQVTAVLFMIPLGIGMAATVRVGHAFGREDPAGVRRAGLVAAVLGIAFVSALTIAIILGRYELGRLFFGSSAASVPTVELTATLLLVGATFFIADALQTIMGGALRGINDTRMTLVFAATGYWCVGFPIAWVLAFHAGLGAVGVWIGLSIGSFVYAGLLILRFGMLTRKIAG, from the coding sequence ATGCTCGACACGGTCCAACCACAACAGCCGGGGCAAGCCGGCGTACAAGGCCATCTCGCGCAGGAATTCGTCGAGACGTTGCGGCTGGCCGTGCCGATGATGCTGACGCAGCTCGGACAGATCGCGATGGTCACGAGCGATCTCGCGCTGATCGGGCGCCTCGGCGAGGATTCGGTCGCCGCTGCGGCACTTGCGCACACCGTCTATTTCGTCAGCTTCACCTTCGGGCTCGGCCTGATGGCTGCGGTGTCGCCGCTGGCAGCCCAGGCGTTCGGCGCCGGCGACATCAGGCGCATTCGCCGCTCCCTGCGCGTCGGCCTGTGGGTCGCGTTCCTCATTTCACTGCCGATGATGGCCTCGCCGCTGTATGGCGAGCACATCCTGACGGCACTCGGACAGGCGCCGCATTCGGCCGCGCTGGCGCAGCGCTATCTGAATGGCCTCGCCTGGGGCATCGCGCCGGCGCTCGGCTTCATCGCGCTGCGCAGCATGATGAGCGCGGTGAACCGGCCACAGGCGCCGCTGTGGATCACGCTGGCGGCGATCCCCGCGAATTTCGCGCTGGTCTATTGCCTGATCCATGGCCTGTTCGGCCTGCCGGAGCTCGGCCTGTTCGGCGCGGGGCTTGGGACCACGCTGGTCAATCTCGGCACCTTCATCGCCGCACTCGCCATTGCGGCGTGGCGCAAGCCGTTCGCCGACTACCGTCCGCTCGCCCACCTCTGGCGGATCGACTGGCCCTTGATGCGTCAGCTGATCGCCATCGGCGCGCCGATCTCGTTTTCGCTGCTGCTGGAATACGGCCTGTTCTCCTCGGCCGCGCTGCTGATGGGGCTGATCTCGACCACAGCGTTGGCCGCGCATCAGATCGCGCTCCAGGTCACGGCCGTGCTGTTCATGATCCCGCTCGGCATCGGCATGGCCGCGACGGTGCGTGTCGGCCATGCTTTCGGCCGCGAGGATCCTGCCGGCGTCCGGCGTGCGGGCCTCGTCGCGGCAGTGCTCGGGATCGCGTTCGTATCGGCGCTGACCATTGCCATCATCCTCGGCCGATATGAGCTCGGGCGGCTGTTCTTCGGCAGCAGCGCGGCCAGCGTGCCGACGGTCGAGCTGACGGCGACGCTTCTCCTTGTCGGTGCGACCTTCTTCATCGCCGATGCGCTGCAGACCATCATGGGCGGCGCACTGCGCGGCATCAATGACACAAGGATGACATTGGTGTTCGCAGCAACAGGCTATTGGTGCGTCGGCTTCCCCATCGCCTGGGTACTGGCCTTCCATGCCGGCCTCGGCGCGGTCGGCGTCTGGATCGGGCTGTCGATCGGATCGTTCGTCTATGCCGGCCTGTTGATCTTGCGCTTTGGCATGCTGACGCGCAAAATCGCGGGATGA